In Streptococcus uberis, a single window of DNA contains:
- the thrS gene encoding threonine--tRNA ligase has protein sequence MINITFPDGAVREFESGITTFDIAQSISNSLAKKALAGKFNGQLIDTNRPIDTDGSIEIVTPDHEDAFGVLRHSAAHLFAQAAKRLFPDIHLGVGPAIAEGFYYDTDNSSGQISNEDLPRIEAEMQKIVKENYPCIREEVTKEEALEIFKDDPYKIELINEHSDDAAGLTIYRQGEFVDLCRGPHVPSTGRIQVFHLLNVAGAYWRGNSDNAMMQRVYGTAWFDKKDLKAYLTRLEEAKERDHRKLGKELDLFMISQEVGQGLPFWLPDGATIRRTLERYITDKELASGYQHVYTPPLASVELYKTSGHWEHYQEDMFPTMDMGDGEEFVLRPMNCPHHIQVYKNHVHSYRELPIRIAELGMMHRYEKSGALSGLQRVREMTLNDGHLFVTPEQIQEEFQRALQLIIDVYEDFNLTDYRFRLSYRDPKDTEKYYDNDEMWENAQSMLKAALDEMGVEYFEAEGEAAFYGPKLDIQVKTALGNEETLSTIQLDFLLPERFDLKYIGADGEEHRPVMIHRGVISTMERFTAILIETYKGAFPTWLAPHQVTVIPISNEAHIDYAWEVAKALRDRGIRADVDDRNEKMQYKIRASQTSKIPYQLIVGDKEMEDKSVNVRRYGSKATHTESLSEFMDTILADIARKSRPVED, from the coding sequence TTACATTTCCTGATGGTGCCGTAAGAGAGTTTGAATCTGGCATCACAACTTTTGACATTGCACAATCTATTAGTAATTCCCTTGCTAAAAAAGCTTTAGCTGGAAAATTCAATGGTCAATTAATTGATACTAATCGTCCTATTGACACAGATGGTAGTATTGAAATTGTGACTCCTGACCATGAAGATGCTTTTGGCGTTTTACGTCATTCTGCAGCACACTTATTTGCTCAGGCAGCAAAACGCTTGTTCCCAGACATTCATTTAGGTGTTGGCCCTGCCATTGCTGAAGGATTTTACTATGACACTGATAATAGTTCAGGCCAAATTTCTAATGAAGACCTTCCTCGAATTGAAGCAGAGATGCAAAAAATTGTTAAAGAAAATTATCCATGTATTCGTGAAGAAGTCACCAAAGAAGAAGCTTTAGAGATTTTTAAAGACGATCCCTACAAAATTGAATTAATCAATGAACACTCAGATGATGCTGCTGGATTAACCATCTATCGTCAAGGTGAGTTTGTGGACTTGTGCCGAGGCCCTCATGTGCCATCAACAGGACGGATTCAAGTCTTCCACCTTTTAAATGTAGCAGGTGCCTATTGGCGTGGTAATAGTGATAATGCTATGATGCAACGTGTTTATGGTACGGCTTGGTTTGATAAGAAAGACCTTAAAGCTTACTTGACCCGTCTTGAAGAAGCTAAAGAACGTGACCATAGAAAACTTGGTAAAGAACTTGACCTGTTTATGATTAGTCAGGAAGTAGGGCAAGGGTTACCATTCTGGCTACCAGATGGCGCAACCATTCGACGTACTCTAGAGCGTTATATCACAGATAAAGAGTTAGCATCGGGTTATCAACATGTTTACACCCCACCTTTAGCTTCTGTTGAACTCTACAAAACCTCTGGTCACTGGGAGCATTACCAAGAAGACATGTTCCCAACCATGGATATGGGAGATGGAGAAGAATTTGTTCTTCGACCAATGAACTGTCCTCACCATATTCAAGTCTATAAAAACCACGTGCATTCTTACCGTGAGTTGCCTATTCGAATCGCAGAGCTTGGTATGATGCACCGCTATGAAAAATCAGGGGCTTTATCTGGACTTCAACGTGTTCGTGAGATGACTCTGAATGACGGGCACCTTTTCGTCACACCAGAACAAATCCAGGAAGAATTCCAACGTGCTCTTCAATTAATCATTGATGTTTATGAAGACTTTAACCTAACAGATTATCGTTTCCGTCTATCATACCGTGATCCAAAAGATACTGAAAAATACTATGATAACGACGAGATGTGGGAAAATGCGCAAAGCATGTTAAAAGCAGCCCTTGATGAAATGGGTGTGGAATACTTTGAGGCAGAAGGGGAAGCAGCTTTCTATGGTCCTAAGTTAGACATTCAAGTGAAAACAGCTCTTGGTAACGAAGAAACCCTTTCAACCATCCAATTGGACTTCCTCCTTCCAGAACGCTTCGATTTGAAATACATTGGAGCTGACGGCGAAGAACACCGTCCAGTTATGATTCACCGTGGTGTTATTTCAACCATGGAACGCTTCACTGCTATCCTTATTGAAACCTATAAAGGAGCCTTTCCAACTTGGTTGGCACCTCATCAAGTGACGGTTATCCCAATTTCAAATGAGGCTCATATTGATTATGCTTGGGAAGTTGCTAAAGCCTTACGTGATCGTGGCATCAGAGCAGATGTTGATGACCGAAATGAGAAAATGCAATATAAAATCCGTGCTTCTCAAACCAGCAAAATTCCTTACCAATTAATTGTTGGTGATAAAGAAATGGAAGACAAATCAGTCAATGTCCGTCGTTACGGTAGCAAAGCAACGCATACAGAAAGCCTATCAGAATTTATGGATACCATTTTGGCAGATATTGCTCGCAAATCAAGACCAGTTGAAGACTAA
- the dhaQ gene encoding DhaKLM operon coactivator DhaQ produces MITIQNHKQQMIPQYIKGMLDIHSHLEKVPDFPIIYNRHHDPEKVPILSGGGSGHEPAHIGFVGDGMLTAAVYGDLFTPPTYDHILEAIRFLDKGKGVFVIIKNFDADIREFSKAITLARKEGIQVKYIVSHDDISVEPQKNFQMRHRGLAGTILLHKILGQAAQNGVSLEQLEKIAFDLATEIATIGFATKSARFPNAALPLFDLPEDHISFGIGIHGEEGYRTVPFSSSEHLAVEIINKLQIKFHWQEREDFILLVNNLGTATDLEQGIFLNDICQLLDLEGLHIHFIKNGKYMTSLDMSGISVTLARLKDPAWLDYLKAPTNAFAW; encoded by the coding sequence ATGATTACCATTCAGAACCATAAACAACAAATGATCCCTCAATATATTAAAGGAATGCTAGATATTCACTCTCATTTAGAGAAAGTCCCAGATTTTCCAATTATCTATAACAGGCATCATGACCCTGAAAAAGTTCCCATTCTATCTGGAGGTGGTTCAGGTCATGAACCCGCTCATATTGGCTTTGTTGGTGATGGGATGTTAACAGCTGCGGTCTACGGTGACTTATTTACCCCACCGACTTATGATCACATTCTTGAAGCCATCCGATTTTTAGACAAGGGTAAAGGCGTATTTGTCATTATTAAAAATTTCGATGCCGATATTCGTGAATTTAGCAAAGCAATTACCCTCGCTCGAAAAGAGGGCATCCAAGTCAAATACATCGTTTCCCATGATGACATTTCAGTCGAACCACAAAAAAATTTTCAAATGCGACACCGTGGACTTGCAGGAACCATATTGCTCCATAAAATCTTAGGACAAGCCGCTCAAAATGGTGTGAGCCTAGAACAGTTGGAAAAAATAGCCTTTGACTTAGCAACTGAAATTGCGACTATCGGCTTCGCGACAAAGTCAGCACGTTTCCCAAATGCTGCCCTACCTTTATTTGATTTACCAGAGGATCATATTTCCTTTGGTATTGGCATTCATGGTGAAGAAGGCTATCGAACAGTTCCTTTTAGTTCGTCAGAACACTTAGCCGTTGAAATAATCAATAAATTACAGATCAAATTTCATTGGCAAGAAAGAGAAGATTTTATCCTACTTGTTAATAATTTAGGCACCGCAACTGATTTGGAGCAAGGTATTTTTCTAAATGATATTTGCCAATTATTAGATCTTGAAGGTCTTCATATCCACTTTATCAAAAATGGAAAATACATGACCAGCTTAGATATGTCTGGCATATCTGTTACATTAGCTCGACTAAAAGACCCCGCTTGGTTAGATTATCTCAAGGCACCAACCAATGCTTTTGCTTGGTAA
- the dhaS gene encoding dihydroxyacetone kinase transcriptional activator DhaS produces MATSLITKKRIAKAFKKQLEKKPIEKISVVDIMDQAGIRRQTFYNYFVDKFELLDWIFETELQEQVTNNLNYISGFQLLEELLFYFSLNKSFYAQLFSIRDQNDFYSYFGDYCLVLMEKIISEHEHNYHLELSPQYRQFLKTYHSRALADMIRAFVSQNNYHPDLTMIKKIILASFEDI; encoded by the coding sequence ATGGCAACATCATTAATTACTAAAAAAAGAATTGCCAAGGCCTTTAAAAAACAGCTGGAAAAAAAGCCAATTGAGAAAATTTCAGTTGTCGATATTATGGATCAGGCAGGCATCCGACGCCAAACCTTCTACAATTATTTTGTTGACAAATTTGAACTGCTGGATTGGATTTTTGAGACAGAGTTACAAGAGCAAGTGACCAATAACTTAAACTACATTTCTGGTTTTCAATTATTAGAAGAACTTCTCTTCTATTTCAGTCTTAACAAAAGTTTCTATGCGCAACTTTTCTCGATTCGGGATCAAAATGATTTTTATTCCTACTTTGGAGATTATTGCTTAGTCTTAATGGAAAAGATTATCTCTGAACATGAGCATAACTATCACTTGGAATTGTCACCTCAATACCGCCAATTCTTAAAAACATACCATTCTCGAGCACTTGCTGATATGATTCGTGCTTTTGTTAGCCAAAATAACTACCACCCTGACCTAACAATGATAAAAAAGATTATTCTTGCAAGTTTTGAAGACATTTAG
- the dhaK gene encoding dihydroxyacetone kinase subunit DhaK, with translation MKKIMNNPGQIVDDMLQGLSYMHGDLVERLDGYDVIVRKAAKDGKVAIISGGGSGHEPSHAGFVGEGMLSAAICGAVFTSPTPDQILEAIKAADEGAGVFMVIKNYSGDIMNFEMAQELAEMEGIAISSVVVDDDIAVENSLYTQGKRGVAGTILVHKILGYAAHQGKSLEEIKAIADALVPQIKTIGLALTGATVPEVGKPGFVLADDEFEYGVGIHGEPGYKKEKMKASKELAAELVGKLDQEFQMEAGQSYALLINGLGGTPLMEQYVFANDVAQLLEEKNITVAYKKIGNYMTSIEMAGLSLTLLKLENQQWLEALQANVITPAW, from the coding sequence ATGAAAAAGATTATGAACAATCCAGGTCAAATCGTTGACGACATGTTACAAGGTTTATCCTATATGCATGGGGACTTAGTGGAACGATTAGATGGATATGATGTTATTGTTCGAAAAGCTGCTAAAGATGGGAAAGTAGCCATTATTTCAGGTGGTGGTTCTGGACATGAACCTTCTCATGCAGGATTTGTTGGAGAAGGAATGCTTTCAGCAGCAATCTGTGGAGCTGTCTTTACCTCACCAACTCCAGATCAAATTTTAGAAGCCATAAAAGCAGCAGATGAAGGTGCGGGCGTCTTTATGGTTATTAAGAATTATTCTGGTGATATCATGAATTTTGAAATGGCGCAAGAATTAGCAGAGATGGAAGGCATTGCTATTTCAAGTGTTGTTGTTGATGACGATATTGCAGTTGAGAATAGCCTCTACACACAGGGCAAACGTGGAGTTGCAGGTACAATACTAGTGCATAAAATCTTAGGTTATGCTGCGCATCAAGGAAAATCATTGGAAGAAATCAAGGCAATAGCTGATGCATTAGTTCCACAAATAAAAACCATAGGGTTAGCTCTCACTGGAGCAACAGTTCCTGAAGTTGGTAAACCAGGATTTGTCTTAGCAGATGATGAATTTGAATATGGTGTAGGTATCCATGGAGAACCTGGTTATAAGAAAGAAAAAATGAAAGCCTCAAAAGAGCTAGCGGCAGAGTTAGTCGGTAAATTGGACCAAGAATTCCAGATGGAAGCGGGTCAATCATATGCTCTCTTAATTAACGGACTTGGCGGAACACCATTAATGGAACAATATGTTTTTGCAAATGATGTTGCGCAACTTTTAGAAGAAAAAAATATTACCGTTGCTTACAAAAAAATTGGTAATTATATGACCTCAATAGAAATGGCTGGATTGTCACTGACCCTCTTAAAATTAGAAAATCAACAATGGCTAGAGGCGTTGCAAGCAAATGTTATAACCCCAGCTTGGTAA
- the dhaL gene encoding dihydroxyacetone kinase subunit DhaL, whose translation MDIQHVEKWMRLFNDKIKEHKDYLSELDTPIGDGDHGGNMARGMAAVIAAMEEKTFDSTADLFKMVSLQLISKVGGASGPLYGSAFMGMAKVAQTSSSSEILSEGLAMIQKRGKAEKGEKTMVDVWIPVIEALGQGQLEKETIWDAVKATEPLVATKGRASYVGDRSKGHIDPGSYSSGLLFEAMLEAEVV comes from the coding sequence ATGGATATTCAACATGTAGAAAAATGGATGCGTCTATTTAATGACAAAATTAAAGAACATAAAGACTACTTGAGTGAGTTAGATACTCCAATTGGAGATGGTGACCATGGTGGGAATATGGCAAGAGGTATGGCAGCCGTTATTGCTGCTATGGAAGAAAAGACATTTGATAGCACTGCGGATTTGTTCAAAATGGTTTCTTTACAGTTGATTAGTAAAGTCGGTGGTGCCTCTGGTCCGCTTTATGGCTCTGCCTTTATGGGAATGGCTAAGGTTGCTCAAACCTCCTCCTCAAGTGAGATATTATCAGAAGGCTTAGCGATGATCCAAAAACGTGGAAAAGCCGAAAAAGGTGAAAAAACCATGGTGGATGTCTGGATTCCAGTCATTGAGGCTCTTGGTCAAGGGCAATTGGAAAAAGAGACCATTTGGGATGCTGTCAAGGCGACTGAGCCACTTGTTGCGACAAAAGGACGGGCTTCTTATGTGGGTGATCGTTCAAAAGGGCATATTGATCCGGGGTCATACTCATCAGGTCTCTTGTTTGAAGCTATGTTGGAAGCTGAGGTGGTTTAG
- the dhaM gene encoding dihydroxyacetone kinase phosphoryl donor subunit DhaM gives MSELGILIVSHSKHIAQGVYDLVQEVAKDVSITFVGGDPDGGIGTSFDQVQQIVDDNPKEKLLAFFDLGSARMNLEMVADFSDKEIHIVQVPIVEGTYTAAALIQAGLDQDGILAQLTELEINK, from the coding sequence GTGTCTGAATTAGGTATTTTAATCGTTTCCCATTCAAAACATATCGCCCAAGGGGTTTATGATTTGGTTCAAGAAGTGGCCAAAGATGTGTCTATTACCTTTGTTGGTGGTGATCCTGATGGTGGTATTGGTACGAGCTTTGACCAGGTGCAACAGATTGTAGATGACAATCCTAAAGAAAAGCTTTTGGCCTTTTTTGACTTGGGTTCTGCTAGGATGAACCTTGAAATGGTTGCTGATTTCTCTGATAAGGAGATTCATATTGTTCAAGTACCAATTGTTGAGGGAACCTATACAGCAGCTGCTTTGATTCAAGCAGGTTTGGATCAAGACGGTATTTTAGCGCAATTGACTGAATTAGAGATTAATAAGTAA
- a CDS encoding MIP/aquaporin family protein, producing MSFIGEFLGTLILVLLGDGVVSAVCLKKTKAEASGWIAIVLGWGLAVAVAVYITGFMSGAHLNPAVTLAMAATGALSWGQVPVYLIAQMLGAMVGALLVYLHYFPHWQETKDSATVLACFSTGPAIRHTWSNFLGEALGTAVLVITVMAIGPNKVAQGFGPLIVGLVVMAVGFSLGGTTGYAINPARDLGPRIMHSILPIPNKSDSDWSYAWIPVVAPIVGGVVGALIFQMVLNTMA from the coding sequence ATGTCATTTATTGGTGAATTTTTAGGAACACTGATTCTTGTTCTTTTAGGTGATGGTGTTGTTTCGGCAGTCTGTTTGAAAAAAACCAAGGCTGAAGCTAGTGGTTGGATTGCGATTGTATTAGGTTGGGGATTAGCTGTTGCCGTTGCGGTCTATATTACTGGATTTATGAGTGGTGCTCATTTGAATCCAGCTGTTACCTTAGCAATGGCTGCAACTGGAGCCTTGTCTTGGGGACAAGTGCCGGTCTATCTCATCGCACAAATGCTAGGTGCAATGGTTGGTGCCTTACTTGTTTATTTACATTACTTTCCACATTGGCAAGAAACAAAAGATTCTGCAACTGTTTTAGCTTGTTTTTCAACGGGGCCAGCTATCCGTCATACATGGTCAAATTTCTTAGGTGAGGCCCTAGGAACAGCAGTCTTGGTGATTACAGTTATGGCAATTGGACCAAATAAAGTTGCTCAAGGCTTTGGTCCCCTCATTGTTGGTTTAGTGGTTATGGCAGTTGGTTTCTCACTTGGTGGAACAACAGGCTATGCGATTAACCCAGCTCGTGATCTTGGTCCACGCATCATGCACTCGATTCTACCGATTCCTAATAAAAGTGATTCGGATTGGTCTTATGCCTGGATTCCTGTTGTAGCACCAATTGTAGGCGGTGTAGTAGGGGCTTTGATTTTCCAAATGGTATTAAATACAATGGCTTAA